TATCACATTATGCATTGTAAGATTTAAAATGTTAAGTTAAACTAACTGTTTTATTTTGTATACTGTCTGGCAGCCGGCAACTCCTGCAGAAATGTCAGTTTTTCCATTCTCACAGGGCACAGGTGTGTGGAAAATAAAAACCCTCTCATTGTATTGTTCTATGTTCTTTAAACTTTATTGTTCTATTTCTGTTGCCTGTTTGCATAGTTGATAGTTCCATAATTCTTGTTTAGCCTTAGGATTTTGTATCCACATTTTGTTTTCTGGGTGCCTGGTCTTTAGTTATTTTGTACGGGGGAATAATCAGTTCAACCTCTAACTTAGCATTTGAATTTGATGCTGATTTATAGCCGAGGTCTAAAATGTTAGGTTCTTTCTCCTCAGAGGTTGGTGTGTAGTAATACTCTTCTCCATTCACGATTAGCTTCTCTTGAAATAAAATATGGTGATCTGGAAGAGCTTGCGTGTTTATTTTACACAAATACCAGACTGCCAGTCTTGCTAGCGTGATGTCTGGTTTGAGTGTCAGACTATATGGTTGGGCTTGGCTGTACGTCAGTCTTCGTTGTCTTGCTTTTAATGCAGATGCTCATCGTTTGGTTATTGCACTGCCCCTAATTATATTTTGTTTATTGGATTTTACGTATTATATACTATTTATTTGTTATTATGACCTTGGACTTTGGATTATCTACAGTTTATTTTTCTACATTTGAAATCTAGCTTGACTGCATTTACTACGTTTCTTTTTTCTTTGACCCGAATTCACTACGTTTCTTGTAGCCAATGGCACTGGAACAAGTTTTCTCGGACCGTGATAGTGAAGATGAAGTTGATGATGACATCGCCGATTTTGAAGATAAACGGGTCAGATACAGTCATATTTTTTTCATCGTCTTTGTTCGGAAACATAAAATTTATATTCATGCTGTTGCCTGCACGTGAGCTCAAGTCAGTCTCTGTCTAAAAATTTATTTCTACTATTCCCCCTTTTAAGTTATTACATTTCTGTGTTGCAGATGCTTGAGGATTTTGTTGACGTCACAGACCATGAGAAACTTATTATGCATATGTGGAATTCATTTGTTCGGAAACAAAGGTCAGGACTATTTTTGCGTTCTTCCTTAATTGGAAATCTCTTTTTTATGATTTTAGTTGTTGTGAAATTTTGGATATGAAAATTCTTCGAGTACCAAGTCCTCATCATTTTATATTGTTTTAAAAGGTGTTTTGTGATGCGTTAAGCTGGGGGTGTTTCCAGTGAGAAGGGGGTACCATTTTGTCTTCGTCTTGCACAGAATGCATTGTTCTCCAGTCATTCTCATTTTGATGATTGTCGGAAGGCTGTTTGTTGCGTGTTGGGCATGGGTTATTTCTATATATGCTTCTTTTTTGAACTTTTTCATACGACATGATACTCCATTGaaagttttcattccgtttttTCTGTTGTTGCCTTCAGAACAAAATATGTTCGTTTGAGTTTGATTCGACTATGTGTATCCACCATCTATGATATTTTTTCCTGCAGAGGATATCACAACTTTGTTTTGACAAGTTGTGTTCATCCTATGCGGTACAAATTTTGGTCTAGTGATACCCACGGAACCCTCGATGTCCATTTCTCGTACTGAATTGCTAAATTACAGGGTGCTAGCTGATGGTCATATTCCTTGGGCCTGTGAGGCATTCTCCCGGCTTCATGGAAAACATCTTGTACAGAATCCTCCTCTACTATGGTAA
This window of the Triticum aestivum cultivar Chinese Spring unplaced genomic scaffold, IWGSC CS RefSeq v2.1 scaffold70699, whole genome shotgun sequence genome carries:
- the LOC123176412 gene encoding polycomb group protein EMF2B-like, which encodes LTVLFCILSGSRQLLQKCQFFHSHRAQPMALEQVFSDRDSEDEVDDDIADFEDKRMLEDFVDVTDHEKLIMHMWNSFVRKQRVLADGHIPWACEAFSRLHGKHLVQNPPLLWSWRFLMIKLWNHSLLDARTMNVCGTILQGYQNESSDPKKM